One Pseudoliparis swirei isolate HS2019 ecotype Mariana Trench chromosome 4, NWPU_hadal_v1, whole genome shotgun sequence genomic window carries:
- the LOC130192641 gene encoding E3 ubiquitin-protein ligase RNF128-like: protein MADGTPRRLLLLLCLSGLARRSAAAVFWTAVVEISFSAGINHTVDRYCDCGVYGSNSPVERASGAARLPRADPRGCGPDPVYDRNASSPPWIALVKRGNCTFSEKINAAKRQGAAGVVVYNEDGSGNRTSHMAHAEAAGIVAVMIGGGRAAEAVRLLSNGTEVRLLVAPGSPHGPWMDAYWLYFLSVAFFLVTAASITYFVFVSANRLFRLGAGRRSERKLLAEAEKAVGRLRVRKLQAADPETASDAHACAVCLEAYGAGEAVTVLTCSHVFHQACIEPWLLRRRTCPMCKSDILAALGVARDTKEDVPVVTVVGGRHYDNGAFEVDSPSGRR from the coding sequence ATGGCCGACGGGACCCCGCggcgcctgctgctgctgctctgcctgTCGGGACTCGCCCGCCGCTCGGCCGCCGCCGTGTTCTGGACGGCCGTGGTGGAGATCAGCTTCTCCGCCGGCATCAACCACACGGTGGACCGGTACTGCGACTGCGGGGTGTACGGCAGCAACTCCCCGGTGGAGCGGGCCTCCGGCGCCGCGCGGCTGCCCCGGGCCGACCCGCGGGGCTGCGGCCCGGATCCCGTCTACGACCGCAACGCCAGCTCCCCACCCTGGATCGCGCTGGTGAAACGGGGGAACTGCACCTTCAGCGAGAAGATCAACGCCGCCAAACGCCAGGGAGCCGCCGGCGTGGTGGTGTACAACGAGGACGGCAGCGGCAACCGCACCTCCCACATGGCGCACGCCGAGGCCGCCGGCATCGTGGCCGTCATGATCGGCGGCGGCCGGGCGGCGGAGGCCGTGCGCCTGCTGAGCAACGGCACGGAGGTGCGGCTGCTGGTGGCGCCCGGCAGCCCGCACGGGCCCTGGATGGACGCGTACTggctctacttcctgtccgtcgCCTTCTTCCTCGTCACGGCCGCCTCCATCACCTACTTCGTGTTCGTCTCGGCCAACCGGCTGTTCCGCCTGGGCGCCGGGCGCCGCTCCGAGAGGAAGCTGCTGGCGGAGGCCGAGAAGGCCGTGGGCCGCCTGCGGGTCCGTAAGCTGCAGGCGGCCGACCCCGAGACGGCCTCCGACGCCCACGCCTGCGCCGTGTGCCTGGAGGCCTACGGGGCGGGCGAGGCGGTGACGGTGCTCACCTGCAGCCACGTGTTCCACCAGGCGTGCATCGAGCCCTGGCTGCTGCGGCGCCGGACCTGCCCCATGTGCAAGAGCGACATCCTGGCGGCGCTCGGCGTGGCCCGGGACACCAAGGAGGACGTCCCCGTGGTCACGGTGGTGGGGGGCCGTCACTATGACAACGGGGCCTTCGAGGTGGACTCGCCGTCCGGCCGGCGGTGA